In Bradyrhizobium sp. 1(2017), one DNA window encodes the following:
- the exbB gene encoding tonB-system energizer ExbB, with amino-acid sequence MQADIVVKAVMAGLAFATLVTCTVCLSKAIEMFAARRNVRRALRELEVARSLDEAVQTIREGPVARLLEGTVAELDLSTDRMDKDGIKARIASRLQQIEAAAGRRIAFGTGVLATIGATGPFVGLFGTVWGIMNSFIGISKSQTTNLAVVAPGIAEALLATALGLVAAIPAVVIYNLFARQIGAYRALLVDSSSEIARLAGRDLDGGTISAKRLRLAAAE; translated from the coding sequence ATGCAGGCCGACATCGTCGTGAAGGCTGTCATGGCCGGGCTCGCTTTCGCCACGTTGGTCACGTGCACGGTCTGTCTGTCCAAGGCGATTGAAATGTTCGCCGCGCGCCGCAATGTGAGGCGGGCCCTGCGCGAGCTCGAGGTGGCGCGGAGTCTGGACGAGGCCGTGCAGACCATCCGCGAGGGGCCCGTGGCACGGCTGCTCGAGGGGACGGTCGCCGAACTCGATCTGAGTACCGATCGGATGGATAAGGATGGAATCAAGGCGCGGATTGCGTCCCGTCTCCAGCAGATCGAAGCGGCCGCCGGCCGGCGTATCGCATTCGGCACGGGGGTGCTGGCGACCATCGGCGCGACCGGTCCCTTTGTGGGCCTGTTCGGCACGGTCTGGGGCATCATGAACAGCTTCATCGGCATCTCGAAATCCCAGACCACCAACCTCGCGGTCGTTGCGCCCGGCATCGCGGAAGCGCTGCTGGCGACGGCGCTCGGGCTCGTCGCGGCCATCCCGGCGGTGGTGATCTACAATCTGTTCGCCCGACAGATCGGTGCGTATCGTGCGCTGCTTGTCGATAGTTCGTCGGAGATCGCGCGCCTGGCGGGCCGGGACCTCGATGGCGGCACGATCAGCGCCAAGCGATTGCGGCTCGCGGCGGCGGAGTGA